One genomic segment of Arthrobacter sp. JZ12 includes these proteins:
- the zwf gene encoding glucose-6-phosphate dehydrogenase, translating into MPDNSAKSRNPLRDPRDRRLNRIAGPASLVLFGVTGDLARKKLMPAIYDLANRGLLPPSFALVGFGRRDWSDADFAEQVLSSVKQYARTPFDESVWEQLSAGVRFVKGNFDDDDAFVELKKTVEELDSTRGTRGNHAFYLSIPPKAFELVCQKLSEHGLAQAEEGKWRRVVIEKPFGHDLESARELNAIVEQVFPPDAVFRIDHYLGKETVQNILALRFANQLFEPLWNANYVDHVQITMAEDIGIGGRAGYYDGVGAARDVIQNHLLQLLALTAMEEPISFNAADLRAEKEKVLAAVKLPEDLSMHSARGQYDGGWQGGELVNAFLDEDGIPADSTTETYAAIRLDINTRRWSGVPFYLRAGKRLGRRVTEIAVVFKRAPNLLFRDHSEDDFGQNAVVIRVQPDEGATIRFGSKVPGTQMEVRDVTMDFGYGHSFTESSPEAYERLILDVLLGEPPLFPRHQEVELSWKILDPFEEYWATLPSAPEKYVPGSWGPASADELLARDGRTWRRP; encoded by the coding sequence ATGCCAGACAACAGCGCCAAAAGCAGGAATCCGCTTCGCGACCCGCGGGATCGCCGACTCAACCGAATCGCAGGCCCGGCATCGCTGGTCCTGTTCGGTGTCACCGGCGATCTCGCGCGCAAGAAGCTCATGCCCGCGATCTACGACCTGGCGAACCGTGGGCTGCTCCCCCCGAGCTTTGCCCTGGTGGGCTTCGGCAGGAGGGACTGGAGCGACGCTGATTTCGCCGAGCAGGTGCTCTCTTCGGTCAAGCAGTACGCGCGTACTCCGTTCGACGAGAGCGTCTGGGAACAGCTGTCCGCTGGAGTCCGGTTCGTGAAGGGCAACTTCGACGATGACGATGCGTTCGTCGAGCTGAAAAAGACCGTCGAGGAGCTCGACTCGACACGCGGAACGCGCGGGAATCACGCGTTCTACCTGTCAATCCCTCCCAAGGCCTTCGAGCTGGTCTGTCAAAAACTCTCCGAGCACGGACTCGCGCAGGCTGAGGAGGGCAAGTGGCGACGCGTGGTGATCGAGAAGCCGTTCGGTCACGACCTCGAATCAGCGCGTGAGCTCAACGCAATCGTCGAGCAGGTCTTCCCTCCGGATGCCGTGTTCAGGATTGACCACTACCTCGGCAAGGAAACGGTCCAGAACATCCTGGCGTTGCGCTTTGCGAACCAGCTCTTTGAGCCGCTTTGGAACGCCAACTACGTGGACCACGTCCAGATCACCATGGCGGAAGACATCGGCATCGGCGGTCGGGCCGGCTATTACGACGGCGTGGGTGCTGCCCGCGACGTCATCCAGAACCACCTCCTCCAGCTGCTGGCACTCACTGCGATGGAGGAGCCGATCTCCTTCAATGCCGCAGACCTGCGTGCGGAGAAGGAGAAGGTGCTGGCGGCGGTCAAGCTTCCCGAGGACCTCTCCATGCATTCGGCGCGGGGACAGTACGACGGCGGTTGGCAGGGCGGGGAGCTGGTGAACGCCTTCCTCGATGAGGACGGAATACCAGCTGACTCCACCACGGAGACCTACGCGGCCATCCGACTGGATATCAACACGCGGCGCTGGAGCGGAGTTCCGTTCTACCTGCGGGCAGGGAAGCGGTTGGGACGGCGCGTGACAGAAATTGCCGTCGTCTTCAAGCGCGCGCCGAACCTCCTCTTCCGCGACCACAGCGAAGACGACTTCGGGCAGAACGCGGTCGTGATCCGGGTTCAGCCCGACGAAGGTGCCACCATCCGGTTCGGATCGAAGGTCCCGGGAACCCAGATGGAAGTGCGGGACGTGACCATGGACTTCGGTTACGGTCACTCCTTCACTGAATCGAGTCCCGAAGCCTACGAGAGGTTGATCCTCGACGTGCTGCTGGGTGAGCCGCCGCTGTTCCCGCGCCACCAGGAGGTGGAGCTGTCCTGGAAGATTCTCGACCCGTTCGAGGAGTACTGGGCAACCCTTCCGTCCGCACCTGAGAAGTATGTGCCGGGAAGCTGGGGGCCCGCGTCCGCAGATGAACTCCTCGCCCGTGATGGAAGGACCTGGAGGCGACCATGA
- a CDS encoding glucose-6-phosphate isomerase: MATLFVNASGAAAEAIERAIPELVEERVASRIMAKDATLWGPESEPEASIRLGWVDLIDASRELLPAIEELRGSLQAEGVNHIVLCGMGGSSLAPEVITRTGGVELTVLDSTDPSQVGAALADRLENTAIVVSSKSGSTVETDSQRRIFEKAFTDAGIDAKSRIIIVTDPGSPLDESARAAGYRSVFNADPTVGGRYSALMAFGLVPSGLAGADIAGLLDDAESISEFLSEDDGGNVGLRLGAVLGGTLPLRDKIVFVDEGSGIVGLGDWVEQLIAESTGKLGTGVLPVVVEQGAPELSSGAEDVLAVHLVSPDESAEPTGDGITVGGSLGSQLLVWEFATAVAGRLLGINPFDQPDVEAAKKAARGLLDAQPEAIAPDFVDGAVEVRAGKALLGSASTLGEALEALFGTLESNGYLSVHAYLDRIAEAPLAQIRPALARATGRPVTFGWGPRFLHSTGQFHKGGTPVGVYLQITGATPQDLSIPERPFSFGELIAAQAAGDAQVLENAGRPVLRLHLADREAGTRQLLNVIEHLSGRSVEIGNG, encoded by the coding sequence ATGGCAACCCTATTCGTGAACGCTTCCGGCGCGGCCGCTGAAGCGATCGAGCGGGCGATCCCGGAACTGGTCGAAGAGCGTGTCGCTTCCCGGATCATGGCTAAGGACGCCACCCTTTGGGGACCGGAGTCGGAGCCCGAAGCTTCAATCCGGCTGGGCTGGGTGGACCTGATTGACGCATCGCGTGAGCTGCTCCCGGCTATCGAGGAACTGCGCGGATCCCTTCAGGCCGAGGGCGTCAACCACATCGTCCTGTGCGGCATGGGCGGATCCTCCCTCGCACCCGAGGTGATCACCCGAACCGGCGGCGTCGAACTTACAGTGCTGGATTCCACAGACCCGTCACAGGTGGGCGCTGCCCTCGCTGACCGGCTGGAGAACACCGCTATCGTCGTCTCATCGAAGTCCGGTTCCACGGTAGAGACGGATTCCCAGCGGCGGATCTTCGAGAAGGCTTTCACCGACGCCGGAATCGACGCCAAGAGCCGGATCATCATCGTCACGGATCCGGGCTCTCCGCTGGACGAATCTGCGCGGGCGGCCGGATACCGCTCCGTCTTCAATGCAGATCCGACTGTGGGTGGGCGATACTCAGCCCTCATGGCATTCGGGTTGGTACCGTCCGGCCTTGCCGGTGCGGATATCGCGGGCCTCCTGGACGATGCAGAGTCCATCTCGGAGTTCCTGTCCGAGGACGACGGCGGGAACGTAGGGCTGCGTCTCGGCGCTGTACTCGGAGGAACCCTCCCCCTGCGTGACAAGATCGTCTTTGTGGACGAAGGGTCCGGGATCGTCGGACTGGGTGACTGGGTCGAACAGCTCATTGCCGAGTCGACCGGAAAGCTCGGAACAGGTGTACTTCCCGTTGTGGTCGAGCAGGGCGCTCCGGAGCTTTCCTCCGGCGCTGAGGATGTGCTTGCCGTACATCTGGTCTCACCCGACGAGAGCGCTGAACCAACCGGTGACGGCATTACGGTCGGCGGCAGCCTTGGCAGCCAACTACTCGTGTGGGAGTTCGCCACAGCGGTTGCCGGAAGGCTCCTGGGAATCAACCCGTTCGATCAGCCGGACGTCGAAGCTGCGAAGAAGGCAGCCCGGGGCCTGCTTGATGCGCAGCCGGAGGCCATCGCACCCGACTTCGTGGACGGTGCAGTGGAAGTCCGCGCTGGCAAGGCACTCCTGGGCAGCGCGAGCACTCTCGGCGAGGCGCTGGAGGCACTGTTCGGGACTCTCGAATCGAACGGTTACCTTTCGGTCCACGCTTACCTTGACCGGATCGCTGAGGCTCCCCTGGCACAGATCCGTCCGGCGCTGGCCCGCGCTACCGGTCGCCCGGTGACGTTTGGATGGGGCCCGCGGTTCCTGCACTCGACCGGACAGTTCCACAAGGGGGGTACACCGGTAGGCGTCTATCTACAGATCACCGGCGCAACGCCGCAGGACCTCTCGATTCCCGAGCGCCCGTTCAGCTTCGGGGAGCTGATCGCTGCCCAGGCTGCAGGTGATGCCCAGGTACTCGAAAACGCCGGCCGACCCGTCCTGCGCCTGCATCTCGCCGACCGTGAGGCCGGGACCAGGCAGCTCCTGAACGTAATCGAGCATCTGTCCGGCCGTTCGGTTGAAATCGGAAACGGGTAG
- the tal gene encoding transaldolase, whose translation MTPTPTAALSEAGVSIWLDDLSRERITTGTLKALITERNVVGVTTNPSIFAAALKNGESYSAQVKQLAASGADVDTAVFEITTSDVAQACDIFAPVADQTAGVDGRVSIEVDPRLARDTAGTIAEARRLSDAVGRNNVHIKIPATVEGLEAITETLASGISVNVTLIFSLERYRAVINAFMLGLEKAKENGHDLATLHSVASFFVSRVDAEIDKRLDAIGSEEAASLRGKAGLANARLAYQVYEEAFSSERWKVLAAAGAHPQRPLWASTGVKDPAYPDTLYVTGLVADGVVNTMPEKTLEATADHGEITGDTITGTYAESNEILDRLENIGISYKEVVEQLEDEGLDKFVVSWNELLETVTTALKSAKG comes from the coding sequence ATGACTCCCACCCCCACCGCCGCTCTCTCCGAAGCAGGCGTGTCCATCTGGCTGGATGACCTCTCGCGTGAGCGGATCACCACCGGAACCCTGAAGGCCCTCATCACTGAGCGCAACGTCGTTGGCGTTACCACCAACCCGAGCATCTTCGCTGCCGCACTCAAGAACGGCGAGTCCTACTCGGCGCAGGTGAAGCAGCTTGCAGCTTCCGGCGCCGACGTCGACACCGCCGTCTTCGAGATCACCACCAGCGACGTCGCGCAGGCGTGCGACATCTTCGCGCCGGTAGCGGATCAGACCGCCGGCGTAGATGGACGTGTATCGATTGAGGTTGATCCGCGCCTGGCGCGCGACACGGCGGGCACGATCGCCGAGGCGCGCCGCCTCTCGGACGCCGTTGGACGCAACAACGTGCACATCAAAATCCCTGCCACCGTGGAAGGTCTTGAGGCGATCACGGAGACTCTGGCCTCCGGCATCAGTGTGAACGTGACCCTCATCTTCTCGCTTGAGCGGTACCGCGCAGTGATCAACGCGTTCATGCTCGGACTCGAGAAGGCGAAGGAGAACGGCCACGACCTCGCCACGCTCCATTCGGTGGCCTCCTTCTTCGTATCCCGCGTTGACGCCGAAATCGACAAGCGGCTGGACGCGATCGGCAGCGAGGAAGCCGCGAGCCTGCGTGGAAAGGCCGGCCTGGCAAACGCCCGCCTCGCCTACCAGGTGTACGAGGAAGCCTTCAGCTCCGAGCGCTGGAAGGTACTCGCCGCGGCCGGTGCCCACCCGCAGCGCCCGCTGTGGGCTTCTACCGGCGTCAAGGACCCGGCGTACCCGGACACCCTGTACGTCACCGGGCTCGTGGCCGACGGCGTGGTCAACACCATGCCCGAGAAGACCCTCGAAGCGACCGCTGACCATGGCGAGATCACAGGCGACACCATTACAGGCACCTACGCGGAGTCGAACGAAATCCTCGATCGACTCGAAAACATCGGGATTTCCTACAAGGAGGTCGTCGAGCAGCTCGAGGACGAGGGCCTGGACAAGTTCGTCGTCAGCTGGAATGAGCTCCTCGAGACCGTCACCACGGCACTCAAGTCCGCGAAGGGCTGA
- the tkt gene encoding transketolase, with the protein MPQQELDWNELDDRAVDAIRVLAADAVEKVGNGHPGTAMSLAPAAYLLFQKFMRHDPTDPEWTGRDRFVLSPGHTSLTLYIQLFLSGYGLELDDLKALRTWGSKTPGHPEYRHTPGVEITTGPLGQGLASSVGFAYAQRRMRGLLDPEAPQGESPFDHTIWVIASDGDLQEGVTSEASSLAGHQELGNLVVIYDENHISIEDDTDIAFTEDVLARYEAYGWHTQRVDWTKTGEYVEDVAELHSALTAAKAETSRPSIISLRTIIGWPAPNKQNTGKIHGSALGKDEVAALKTALGMDPQQHFQVDDEVLAHARKVVDRGQEARRSWEDSFSAWKQSYPDGAALLERISARKLPEGWDSSLPQFEAGKDVSTRAASGKVLNAIGPVLPELWGGSADLAESNNTTIEGSPSFVPTSRQTEAWSGNPYGRVLHFGIREHAAAAIVNGIVMHSSTRAFSGTFLIFSDYQRPAIRLGALMGVPAIYVWTHDSIGLGEDGPTHQPVEQLASLRAIPGLDVVRPGDANEVAVAWRTILENTANPAGIVLTRQNIPTWERGEGVASGDTFGSAEGVARGGYVLAEAPYGGEPDVILIATGSEVQLAVEARETLKKEGVAARVVSLPCLEWFNQQDESYREAVLPSNIRARVSVEAGVAQGWRELVGDAGRSISLEHFGASADYKTLFREFGITAEAVVEAARDSIAAADTRNAPDGTSAAAGAAAATTGDRR; encoded by the coding sequence GTGCCACAGCAGGAACTGGACTGGAACGAACTGGACGATCGCGCGGTAGATGCCATCCGCGTACTCGCAGCTGACGCCGTGGAGAAGGTGGGCAATGGACACCCCGGCACGGCAATGAGCCTGGCACCGGCGGCGTACCTCCTGTTCCAGAAATTCATGCGGCATGACCCCACGGACCCGGAGTGGACCGGCCGTGACCGCTTCGTTCTCTCCCCCGGGCACACTTCCCTCACCCTTTACATCCAGCTTTTCCTGTCCGGCTACGGGCTCGAGCTCGATGATCTGAAGGCCCTGCGCACGTGGGGCTCGAAGACCCCGGGGCACCCCGAATACCGCCATACGCCGGGCGTTGAAATCACCACGGGCCCCCTCGGCCAGGGACTGGCTTCGTCCGTCGGCTTCGCCTACGCACAGCGGCGCATGCGCGGCCTTCTGGATCCCGAGGCTCCCCAGGGTGAGAGCCCCTTCGATCACACCATCTGGGTGATCGCCTCTGATGGAGACCTCCAGGAAGGCGTAACTTCCGAGGCCTCCTCCCTCGCCGGCCACCAGGAACTCGGAAACCTCGTTGTCATTTACGACGAGAACCACATCTCCATCGAGGACGACACCGATATCGCCTTCACCGAAGACGTTCTGGCCCGCTACGAGGCCTACGGGTGGCACACCCAGCGTGTGGACTGGACCAAGACCGGCGAGTACGTCGAGGATGTTGCGGAACTGCACTCCGCCCTAACGGCTGCAAAGGCCGAAACCTCCCGTCCGTCCATCATCTCGCTGCGCACGATCATCGGCTGGCCGGCGCCCAACAAGCAGAACACTGGCAAGATCCACGGCTCTGCGCTCGGCAAGGACGAAGTAGCCGCCCTGAAGACTGCGCTGGGGATGGACCCGCAGCAGCACTTCCAGGTTGACGACGAAGTCCTGGCCCATGCACGGAAGGTTGTCGACCGCGGCCAGGAAGCACGGCGCTCGTGGGAAGACTCTTTCAGCGCCTGGAAGCAGTCCTACCCCGACGGCGCTGCCCTCCTCGAGCGCATCTCCGCCCGCAAGCTGCCGGAAGGCTGGGATTCGAGCCTTCCCCAGTTCGAGGCAGGCAAGGATGTCTCCACCCGGGCCGCCTCGGGCAAGGTGCTCAACGCCATCGGTCCGGTCCTGCCCGAACTCTGGGGCGGTTCCGCTGACCTCGCCGAATCAAACAACACAACCATCGAAGGTTCGCCCTCCTTCGTGCCGACAAGCCGCCAGACAGAAGCCTGGTCCGGCAATCCCTACGGAAGGGTGCTGCACTTTGGCATCCGCGAGCACGCCGCGGCAGCCATCGTCAACGGCATCGTGATGCACAGCAGCACGCGCGCCTTCTCCGGAACCTTCCTGATCTTCAGCGACTACCAGCGCCCTGCCATCCGCCTTGGCGCCCTGATGGGAGTCCCGGCGATTTACGTATGGACACACGACTCCATCGGCCTCGGCGAGGACGGCCCCACCCACCAGCCCGTCGAGCAGTTGGCGTCGCTCCGCGCGATTCCGGGCCTCGACGTCGTGCGTCCGGGCGATGCGAACGAGGTCGCCGTGGCGTGGCGCACAATCCTGGAGAACACCGCGAATCCTGCGGGCATCGTGCTGACCCGCCAGAACATTCCCACCTGGGAACGTGGCGAGGGCGTTGCAAGCGGCGACACCTTCGGATCCGCGGAGGGCGTTGCACGCGGCGGATATGTACTCGCGGAAGCACCGTACGGCGGAGAGCCGGACGTAATCCTCATTGCCACCGGTTCCGAAGTACAGCTTGCCGTCGAAGCCCGGGAGACCCTCAAGAAGGAAGGGGTTGCTGCACGCGTTGTGTCCCTTCCCTGCCTGGAGTGGTTCAACCAGCAGGACGAGTCCTACCGCGAAGCGGTACTGCCGTCCAACATCCGCGCGCGCGTCTCGGTTGAGGCCGGCGTCGCGCAGGGCTGGCGTGAACTGGTCGGCGATGCCGGCCGCTCCATCTCGCTTGAGCACTTCGGGGCATCCGCCGACTACAAGACGCTGTTCCGGGAATTTGGGATCACCGCGGAGGCTGTCGTTGAGGCTGCACGCGACTCGATCGCCGCAGCGGACACCCGCAATGCTCCCGACGGAACCTCTGCAGCAGCCGGCGCAGCAGCAGCAACCACGGGCGACCGCCGGTAG
- a CDS encoding heme o synthase has protein sequence MNFDQAAVAPSVHQASNGVSRKLRAYVALTKPRVIELLLVTTLPTMIFAQGGFPSLGLVLATMVGGAFAAGSAGAFNCYLDRDIDRVMNRTVNRPLVTGEVSPREALIFAWALGVAAVAILWLGTNPLAAWLGVAAIFFYVVIYTLVLKRRTAQNIVWGGAAGCMPVLIAWAAVTETVQWPAVILFLVIFLWTPPHYWPLSMKYSDDYNAANVPMLGAIAGAGVVSVQVVLYAWATVICSLLLVPAGGAGWVYTIAAVVSGGWFILESHRLHAAARAGSVTGKGAMKVFHGSISYLTVLFLALAVDPFVGSAIFPG, from the coding sequence GTGAATTTTGACCAGGCGGCAGTTGCGCCCAGCGTGCATCAGGCAAGCAACGGCGTCAGCCGGAAGCTCCGGGCGTATGTGGCACTCACCAAGCCGCGGGTCATCGAACTACTCCTGGTAACCACACTGCCCACCATGATCTTTGCCCAGGGCGGGTTCCCGTCGCTTGGGCTGGTACTGGCGACCATGGTCGGCGGTGCATTTGCAGCCGGCAGCGCGGGCGCTTTCAACTGTTATCTGGACCGCGACATCGACCGCGTGATGAACCGGACGGTCAATCGGCCACTGGTGACCGGCGAGGTATCGCCGCGTGAGGCCCTGATCTTCGCGTGGGCCCTTGGAGTCGCGGCTGTTGCCATCCTGTGGCTGGGGACCAACCCCCTTGCCGCCTGGCTCGGTGTAGCGGCGATCTTCTTCTACGTAGTGATCTACACGCTCGTACTGAAGCGCCGGACCGCGCAGAACATCGTATGGGGTGGCGCAGCAGGTTGCATGCCGGTACTTATTGCCTGGGCTGCGGTCACGGAGACTGTCCAATGGCCCGCCGTCATTCTTTTCCTGGTGATCTTCCTGTGGACGCCGCCCCATTACTGGCCCCTCTCCATGAAGTACAGCGACGACTACAATGCCGCCAACGTACCCATGCTGGGAGCAATTGCCGGTGCCGGCGTCGTGTCCGTGCAGGTTGTCCTCTATGCCTGGGCCACCGTCATCTGCTCGCTCCTCCTTGTGCCGGCCGGCGGCGCGGGATGGGTCTACACCATCGCGGCCGTCGTGAGCGGTGGGTGGTTCATTCTTGAATCGCACCGGCTGCATGCCGCCGCGCGTGCAGGCTCGGTGACCGGCAAGGGTGCAATGAAGGTATTCCACGGCTCGATCAGCTACCTGACCGTGCTCTTCCTCGCACTTGCAGTCGACCCGTTCGTCGGATCGGCAATCTTCCCCGGCTGA
- a CDS encoding dihydrodipicolinate synthase family protein, producing MVFTGVVAYPITPFTPDGEVNLKELGLLVSRLAESEVDSITVLGSSGSFAYLDACERSRVLQCALAAADGRLPVSVGISSIATRDVLTAARSAERLGAAGLVLSPVSYLPLTDDELVCLVEEVASAAGLPICLYNNPGTTQMSIDVELVGRLAAVPTLAAFKDTAASPEDFAVRAANLQSQLPRPVSHGASSDPLLATGEVAADAWHSGLAALLPASYVAFRRAVLSGDEDRISRHRSRLLPVVQGVQRLRTLSGLHALARACGIDAGDPRRPVLPVAGSEQRDLARLVNALDDVEDGLSA from the coding sequence GTGGTCTTCACCGGAGTCGTTGCCTATCCCATCACCCCGTTCACCCCGGACGGCGAGGTCAACCTGAAAGAGCTGGGCCTGCTTGTCAGCCGGTTGGCCGAATCGGAGGTTGACTCCATTACTGTGTTGGGATCGTCCGGGAGCTTTGCCTACCTCGATGCCTGCGAACGCAGCCGGGTGCTCCAGTGTGCTCTGGCGGCTGCTGACGGCCGTTTGCCGGTGAGCGTCGGAATCAGCTCGATAGCCACGCGTGACGTACTGACTGCCGCCCGCTCTGCTGAACGGCTAGGCGCTGCCGGCTTGGTCCTCTCACCGGTTTCATACCTTCCGCTGACCGACGACGAACTGGTTTGCCTCGTGGAGGAGGTGGCGAGCGCAGCCGGACTTCCGATTTGCCTATACAACAATCCGGGCACCACCCAGATGTCGATAGACGTCGAGCTGGTTGGCCGTCTGGCTGCTGTTCCTACCCTCGCTGCCTTCAAGGACACGGCGGCCAGCCCGGAAGACTTCGCCGTCCGTGCCGCCAACCTCCAATCCCAGCTGCCCAGGCCTGTCAGCCACGGCGCGAGTTCGGATCCACTTCTTGCAACCGGCGAGGTTGCCGCCGATGCCTGGCATTCCGGACTCGCCGCGCTCTTGCCGGCCAGTTACGTTGCTTTCCGGAGAGCCGTGCTCTCCGGCGACGAGGACCGCATCAGCAGGCATCGCTCGAGGCTGCTTCCGGTGGTGCAGGGCGTACAACGGCTGCGCACGCTTAGCGGGCTGCATGCGCTGGCCCGGGCGTGCGGAATTGACGCCGGCGATCCGCGCCGCCCGGTCCTGCCCGTCGCCGGCAGCGAACAGCGCGATCTTGCGAGGTTGGTTAACGCTCTCGACGACGTCGAGGACGGTCTGTCAGCCTGA
- a CDS encoding COX15/CtaA family protein → MTQLFPASAVARLPRTVSTPVRGLAVASLISQILIVVTGGAVRLTASGLGCPEWPRCTADSVVATPEMGIHGAIEFGNRTLTFLLTAIAVAMLISLWNLRKSRRDLFVPAVVLLAGIPAQAVVGGITVLTQLNPWVVGWHFIISMVLIAVATVLVNRTRLSPEEAAADRNPRATPLLRQLLAAAAVLATAAILLGVVVTGSGPHAGDAGAARNNLDPDLMTRIHAAPVYLLVPTVLILVFLAYRYRLADRLRIALVLLAVTVLAQGAIGYAQHFLHLPIALVALHMLGASVLTAATAHAVFTGFTRRTLDTRLTLD, encoded by the coding sequence ATGACGCAACTCTTCCCCGCGAGTGCGGTTGCCCGCCTTCCCCGTACGGTTTCGACGCCGGTACGTGGGCTGGCGGTTGCCTCACTGATATCCCAGATCCTTATCGTGGTGACCGGTGGCGCAGTCCGGCTGACGGCATCGGGGCTGGGCTGTCCGGAATGGCCCAGGTGCACAGCCGATTCGGTGGTTGCAACGCCCGAGATGGGCATTCACGGCGCCATCGAGTTCGGCAACCGGACCCTTACCTTCCTGTTGACCGCGATCGCGGTGGCCATGCTGATCTCGCTCTGGAACCTGCGGAAATCCCGCCGGGACCTCTTCGTACCGGCAGTAGTGCTTCTCGCGGGGATTCCTGCGCAGGCGGTCGTGGGTGGAATTACGGTACTCACCCAGCTCAATCCATGGGTGGTCGGCTGGCACTTCATCATCTCCATGGTCCTGATCGCGGTCGCAACCGTCCTGGTCAACCGGACCCGCCTGTCCCCGGAGGAAGCAGCGGCCGACCGGAATCCCCGGGCCACTCCGCTCCTCCGGCAACTACTTGCCGCCGCCGCCGTGCTAGCTACCGCAGCCATACTCCTCGGAGTAGTAGTGACAGGGTCCGGCCCGCACGCCGGTGATGCGGGAGCGGCGCGCAACAACCTGGATCCCGATCTCATGACGCGGATTCATGCCGCCCCGGTCTACCTGCTGGTCCCTACGGTGCTGATTCTGGTCTTCCTCGCCTACCGGTACCGCCTCGCGGACCGGCTCCGCATCGCGCTGGTTCTGCTCGCCGTCACCGTTCTGGCCCAGGGTGCAATCGGATATGCGCAGCACTTCCTTCATCTGCCGATCGCGCTGGTGGCGCTGCACATGCTGGGCGCTTCCGTGCTTACTGCAGCCACGGCCCACGCCGTCTTCACCGGTTTCACCCGGCGGACGCTGGACACCCGGCTGACGCTGGACTAG
- a CDS encoding ABC transporter permease yields the protein MTAAPLPVRIVKHGGYETLAMLRNGEQLVLAIVLPLLALAAISFTPFLGTSDERLAAGTPGVLALCVLSTAFTGQGIATGFDRRYGVLRFLSTTPLGRSGLILGKILAVGAVLLIQAVIIGAAALLLGWDPNPAGVLPALALLLPGIAAFTALGLLIAGTLRPEATLAVTNLAWVLLAAVGGTVIPRSSLPEAIQPLVSVLPSSALGDGLRAALQSGVFDPASFALLCGWALVTGLAAIRWFKWS from the coding sequence ATGACCGCCGCACCCCTTCCGGTCCGCATAGTGAAACACGGCGGCTACGAGACCCTGGCGATGCTGCGCAACGGCGAGCAATTGGTGCTGGCGATCGTGCTCCCGCTGTTGGCTTTGGCCGCGATCTCGTTCACCCCGTTCCTTGGGACGTCTGACGAACGGCTTGCAGCCGGGACGCCTGGCGTCCTGGCGCTCTGCGTGCTGTCCACGGCATTCACCGGGCAGGGCATCGCCACAGGCTTCGACCGCCGGTACGGCGTGTTGCGGTTCCTTTCGACCACGCCGCTCGGACGCTCAGGTCTCATCCTCGGCAAGATCCTCGCCGTGGGTGCTGTGCTCCTCATCCAGGCCGTGATCATCGGTGCAGCCGCCCTGCTGCTGGGCTGGGACCCGAATCCCGCGGGAGTGCTGCCTGCCTTGGCCCTGCTGCTACCAGGCATCGCAGCCTTCACCGCCCTCGGCCTGCTCATCGCCGGAACGCTTCGTCCGGAGGCCACCCTGGCGGTCACGAACCTTGCGTGGGTCCTGCTCGCGGCCGTGGGCGGCACGGTGATTCCGCGCTCGAGCCTCCCGGAGGCCATCCAGCCCCTTGTCTCTGTGCTGCCCTCCTCCGCTTTGGGTGACGGTCTTCGGGCGGCCCTTCAGTCAGGAGTCTTTGACCCTGCATCCTTCGCGCTCTTGTGCGGCTGGGCGCTGGTCACCGGCCTCGCAGCCATCCGATGGTTCAAATGGAGTTAG